Proteins found in one Candidatus Methylomirabilota bacterium genomic segment:
- a CDS encoding phenylalanine--tRNA ligase subunit beta: MKIPYRWLREFVDTEATPAEAAERLTMAGIEVASVTPVVTRLSGVVVGEVTDVASHPAGG, from the coding sequence ATGAAGATCCCGTACCGCTGGCTCCGCGAGTTCGTCGACACCGAGGCGACACCGGCCGAGGCCGCCGAGCGCCTCACCATGGCCGGCATCGAGGTGGCCTCCGTGACCCCCGTCGTCACGCGTCTCAGCGGCGTCGTCGTGGGCGAGGTGACCGACGTGGCCTCGCATCCGGCCGGGGGG